Proteins encoded within one genomic window of Odocoileus virginianus isolate 20LAN1187 ecotype Illinois chromosome 2, Ovbor_1.2, whole genome shotgun sequence:
- the ADGRD2 gene encoding adhesion G protein-coupled receptor D2, giving the protein MAPWCYCLLAFLIRSLSGTPSNSPGESRNPWVTAPVAPGEVVETADEVCKFPGQRLSWWQAQESCEQRLGHLVLPPPNGLLAARLPDPIWVGQREAPLRRPLQRRARATAALMFGERSADRAARLRMPLPALGELTACAHVQWDATSSDPAALFSLAVPTLANALQLRAFAEPGGAVHAALVVRGHHAPFRAAFRADSRWHHVCATWEQLGGRWSLFADGRRRAGARGLGAGHPLPPGGILVLGQDQDSLGGGFSARDAFSGNLTDFHLWARALSPAQMLRARACAPPPGGLLFRWDLGALDVTPSLLPPVWVRLLCPVPSEECPTWNPGPHTEGSLLCLQPLPFLCCYRTEKYKWLQDAQSWPGQDVISRVNALANATVLLPDPLSEAHGDLSLTEAASFLSILEGVLAKETAPLGPAALLAVLRFLKRVAALGRWEPEPTTGPWEQLGQAVMSVASLVLEEPLAGAWLSVSEVVGGPMALVASVQHLAPLLNSMLTSEQPRMHLQYHHASLEVRRLRLREASMEGYVFTVPGGHPEGPGHIRIPAAEVRRLLGKGLSGVTVIHSWFSSSVFQHTLGAIGQEPRAPDSPEQTSRMQRFLSTQVGSAIISSEVWDETGEANTAVTFHLQHQTQAFPPKLVEPVCAFWNFSISPGSGGSWVTTGCSVTALYQGSTACFCNHSTNFAVLLQVYDVQRGPEEESLLRTLSFVGCGVSFCTLSTTFLLFLAAGVPKSERATVHKNLTFSLASAEGFLMASEWAKADKVACVAVTAVMHLLFLAAFFWMLAEGLLLWSKVVAVSMRPGPRMPLYYATGWGVPVAIVAITLAMSPHDYVATGHCWLNVHTDAIWAFVGPVLFVLTANTCILVRVVIVTVSSARRRARMLSPQPCVQQQLRIQMWATVKPVLVLLPVLGLTWLVGLLVHLSPAWAYAAVGLNSLQGPYIFLVYAAYNGEVRSALQRMAEKKAAEAFTARSSPTGPGFHSRPSCPWEVARDDPRVLAPPQRHLALRGTHGPRIPTTFSSIAEPERPAVELTAFKASGF; this is encoded by the exons ATGGCCCCCTGGTGCTACTGCCTCCTAGCCTTCCTG ATAAGGAGTCTCTCTGGGACCCCTTCCAACTCTCCAGGTGAATCAAGGAACCCTTGGGTCACAG CTCCAGTGGCCCCTGGAGAGGTAGTGGAGACTGCAGACGAGGTGTGCAAGTTCCCAGGGCAGCGGCTGAGCTGGTGGCAGGCCCAAGAGTCCTGTGAGCAGCGGTTGGGTCACCTGGTACTGCCACCCCCAAATGGGCTCCTCGCTGCACGGCTACCTGACCCCATCTGGGTGGGCCAAAGAGAAGCCCCTCTGCGAAGACCCCTGCAGAGGC GCGCGCGCGCCACGGCCGCACTGATGTTCGGGGAGAGATCCGCGGACCGGGCTGCTCGACTTCGGATGCCTCTGCCCGCGCTGGGGGAGCTGACAGCGTGCGCGCACGTGCAGTGGGACGCCACCTCGTCCGACCCGGCAGCACTCTTCTCGCTGGCTGTGCCCACGCTGGCCAACGCGCTGCAGCTGCGAGCCTTCGCTGAGCCGGGCGGCGCCGTGCACGCAGCGCTAGTGGTGCGCGGGCATCACGCGCCCTTCCGCGCTGCCTTCCGCGCAGACAGCCGCTGGCACCACGTGTGCGCCACGTGGGAGCAGCTCGGCGGGCGCTGGTCGCTGTTCGCCGATGGGCGGCGACGCGCTGGGGCGCGGGGCCTGGGCGCCGGCCACCCGCTGCCACCTGGCGGCATCCTCGTGCTGGGCCAGGACCAGGACTCTCTGGGCGGCGGCTTCTCAGCGCGCGACGCCTTCAGCGGCAACCTCACCGACTTCCACCTGTGGGCCCGCGCGCTGAGCCCCGCGCAAATGCTCCGGGCACGGGCCTGCGCGCCGCCCCCCGGCGGCCTGCTTTTCCGCTGGGATCTGGGCGCCCTGGACGTCACACCCTCGCTGCTGCCGCCGGTGTGGGTGCGGCTTCTCTGTCCGG TGCCCTCAGAGGAGTGCCCTACGTGGAACCCAGGACCCCACACCGAGGGCTCTTTGCTCTGCCTGCAGCCGCTGCCCTTCCTCTGCTGCTACCGGACAG AGAAGTACAAGTGGCTGCAGGATGCCCAGTCGTGGCCTGGCCAGGATGTTATCAGCCGAGTCAATGCCTTGGCCAACGCTACTGTG CTCCTTCCTGACCCTCTCTCTGAAGCCCACGGAGACCTGTCCCTGACCGAGGCCGCCAGCTTCCTGAGCATCCTGGAGGGAGTCCTCGCAAAGGAGACAGCTCCACTGGGGCCAGCAGCACTGCTGGCTGTCCTGCGCTTTCTGAAAAGAGTGGCTGCCCTTGGGAGGTGGGAGCCAGAGCCCACGACAGGGCCCTGGGAGCAGCTGGGCCAGGCCGTCATGTCTGTGGCCAGCCTGGTCCTGGAGGAGCCGCTGGCTGGTGCATGGCTGTCAGTCAGTGAG GTGGTTGGCGGACCCATGGCCTTGGTGGCAAGCGTGCAGCACCTGGCACCCCTGCTGAACTCCATGCTGACCTCTGAGCAGCCTCGAATGCACCTCCAGTACCACCATGCTA GCCTGGAGGTGCGGCGCCTACGCCTGAGGGAGGCCAGCATGGAGGGCTACGTGTTCACGGTGCCCGGCGGGCATCCAGAGGGGCCTGGCCACATCCGCATCCCCGCTGCTGAAGTGAGGCGGCTCCTCGGGAAAG GCCTCTCTGGAGTCACTGTGATCCACAGCTGGTTCAGCTCGAGTGTCTTCCAGCACACCCTGGGGGCCATTGGCCAGGAGCCTCGGGCTCCTGACAGTCCTGAACAAACAAGCAGAATGCAGAG ATTCCTAAGCACCCAGGTGGGGTCAGCCATCATCTCCTCTGAGGTGTGGGATGAAACTGGAGAGGCCAACACAGCTGTGACCTTTCACCTGCAACACCAGACCCAG GCCTTCCCTCCGAAGCTGGTGGAGCCTGTCTGTGCTTTCTGGAACTTCAGTATCAG CCCAGGCTCAGGGGGCTCCTGGGTCACCACTGGCTGCTCCGTGACTGCCCTGTACCAGGGCTCGACCGCCTGCTTCTGCAACCACAGCACCAACTTTGCCGTCCTGTTGCAGGTGTATGACGTCCAG AGAGGCCCTGAGGAGGAGTCACTGCTGAGGACGCTCTCATTTGTGGGCTGTGGTGTGTCCTTCTGTACCCTTTCCACCACCTTCCTGCTCTTCCTGGCGGCTGG GGTCCCCAAGTCAGAGCGGGCCACGGTCCACAAGAACCTCACCTTCTCCCTGGCCTCCGCCGAGGGCTTCCTCATGGCCAGCGAGTGGGCAAAGGCCGACAAG GTGGCCTGCGTGGCCGTCACAGCTGTGATGCACCTTCTCTTTCTGGCCGCCTTCTTCTGGATGTTGGCGGAGGGGCTGCTGCTGTGGAGCAAGGTGGTGGCCGTGAGCATGCGCCCGGGCCCTCGGATGCCGCTCTACTACGCCACGGGCTGGG GTGTGCCTGTGGCCATCGTGGCCATCACCCTGGCTATGTCCCCACACGACTACGTGGCCACTGGGCACTGCTGGCTCAACGTGCACACAGACGCCATCTGGGCCTTTGTGGGGCCCGTGCTCTTCGTGCTGACC GCCAACACCTGCATCCTGGTCCGCGTGGTGATTGTCACCGTATCCAGTGCCCGCCGCCGCGCCCGCATGCTGAGCCCGCAGCCCTGCGTGCAGCAGCAGCTCAGGATCCAGATGTG GGCCACGGTGAAGCCGGTGTTGGTCCTGCTGCCTGTCCTGGGCCTGACTTGGCTGGTGGGCTTGCTGGTGCACCTCAGCCCTGCCTGGGCTTACGCCGCCGTGGGCCTCAATTCCCTGCAG GGGCCATACATCTTCCTGGTCTATGCCGCCTACAACGGAGAG GTCCGGAGCGCCCTGCAGAGGATGGctgagaagaaggcagcagaggcATTCACG GCTCGCTCCAGTCCCACGGGCCCGGGGTTCCACTCTAGACCCTCATGTCCCTGGGAGGTGGCCAGGGATGACCCCAGAGTCTTGGCTCCACCCCAGAGACACCTGGCTCTTAGAG GAACCCACGGCCCCAGGATCCCCACAACCTTCTCCTCCATTGCAGAACCCGAGAGACCG gcagTGGAGCTGACAGCGTTCAAGGCTTCCG GTTTCTAG